A segment of the Bacillus sp. es.034 genome:
TCGTTTCCCTTCTCCGCGCTTATCTTCAATGCTGATTTGGATCCCTCTGTTTAAGAAAGCCAGTTCACGAATACGATTGGCAAGTATGTCATATTCGTATTCCGTCGTTTCAGTAAAGATTTCAGGATCTGGAGTGAAGTGGATGATCGTTCCGGTTTTATCCGTTTCTCCGACCACTTTAAGGTCGAAGCTTGGTACACCTTTTTCGAATTTCTGGTAGTAGATGTTCCCATCACGATGGACATGTACCTCAAGTTCTGTTGAAAGGGCATTAACAACCGAGGCCCCTACTCCATGCAGACCTCCGGATACTTTATATCCGCCGCCGCCGAATTTACCGCCGGCGTGAAGGACCGTCATGATGACCTCTACGGCAGGTCGTCCCATTTTTTCGTGGATACCGACCGGAATCCCACGTCCGTTATCCGTCACAGTGATACTGTTATCCTCTTCAATGATGACTTCGATCTCACTACAGTAACCGGCTAATGCCTCATCGATACTGTTATCAACGATTTCCCACACCAAGTGATGCAGACCTCTGCCGCTTGTTGATCCAATATACATACCCGGTCTTTTCCGAACGGCCTCTAAACCTTCTAAAACCTGAATCTGATTTTCATCATAGGAGCCGCCTTGCGCTTGATTTTGTTCTATAGCCATACTGATTCACCTACACTTTCTAACCTTCAGGGCTTTGTATTTCTATAATAAATTCTCATAGTTTGAGTATTTCTTTGATCGCTTCTTTAACGTACTGGATGCCAGCGGTGAGAGATACAACTGGCCCGTTGTGATAACAAGAGATTTATATGAACCCTTTGCAAGATTGCAAAGGTTATGATCTTTCGTTTTTAGAAAATGTTGAATTTCCTCTGAAAATTGAACGGTGTCTCGATCAATAATTGCGATGATTTCATCTGTACGTACCATGACATCTTCTCCAACATGTATGTACAAGGTAACACCTCATTTCAATCTTTTCATGGATCCGGCTTCCACTTCGAACGTAGTCGCCTCGTTCAGGGTTTGATGATCAATCCCGTCCACGTTGGTCGTGGTCACGAAGGTTTGAACTTTCCCCTGGATGGTATTTAATAAGTGAGACTGACGGTAATCATCCAGCTCAGATAACACATCATCCAGAAGTAAGATGGGATACTCTTTGATTTCAGAGTGTATCAGCTCGATTTCTGCAAGCTTCACAGAGAGGGCCGTTGTCCGTTGCTGCCCCTGTGATCCGAATGTTTGAACATCACGGTCATTCACAATGAATTGAAGATCATCACGATGCGGACCGACCAGGGTCACACCACGATCGATTTCCCGCTCCCGTATATCATAGAATTTCTGCTCATATATATCTACCATTTTTGACCATTCTTGATTATCTGATACATCCAAAGACGGTTTATACACGATTTCCAACGTTTCCAGGTTTCTTGAAATCCCTGAATGGATCGGTTTCGCCCAACTTTCCAACAATTGAACGAACTCAAATCGTTTCTTCGTAATTTTCACCGCCATCTCGATGAACTGTTCCGTCAAGACATCAAGCATCGTCTGGTCTTTTTGTTTTCTCGTCTGCAACTGTTTTAAATAATGGTTCCGTTGCTGTAATATTTTCTGATAAAGGCTGATATCATGTAAATAAACAGGAGAAACCTGACCGATTTCCATATCAATAAAACGGCGCCTGACTTGAGGGCTCCCTTTTACCAAATGAAGATCTTCAGGTGCAAACATGACAACATTCATGTTCCCTACATATTGACTCAGTTTAGACTGTTCAAGGTGATTACTCTTCGCCTTTTTCCCCTTTTTGGACAGGATGAGCTCCAAAGGTAATCCACCGTTATATTTCTGAATCCTACCTTTTATTTTAGCATATTCCTGATCCCAACGGATTAAATCTTTATCATTTGAGGTACGGTGGGATTTAGCCATTGCCAGGACATAGATAGACTCCATGATATTCGTCTTCCCCTGGGCATTTTCTCCAAGAATGACGTTCACCTTATTTTCGAAACTCACGTCGATTGATTCGTAATTACGGTAGTTTCTTAATTCCAATTGTTCAATGTACATGGACATAACACCCTTTATTATTCTCCAGCAACCACAAAGACCCCTACTTCAGGAATTTCAACTTTATCTCCTACCGTAAGTTTTCTCCCTCTTCTTTGGTCTTGTTCCCCGTTTATGTATACTTCATATTCACTTAAGAACCATTTTGCCATCCCACCGGACTGAATCACTTCAGCAAGCTTCAGGAATTGTCCCAATGTGATGATTTCTGTTTCGATGGTGATCTCTTTCGCCACTAAAATCACTACTTTCCGTATAAAGTCTCTAATATATTATTTTACTCTAAATGGAGTTAAGTCACAACTAACGAAAAATGGAGAAAATAGTCGCAGTTAATTTCCTAAGGATCTCCGTAAATGTAAAAAGCCAACACCTGAACTTTTCTAAGGTGTTGGCTTTTTGATTTTTAGTACGTTCTTACCGGAAGGATCAGTTGAAGGATGGAATCATCATGCAGGGGCTTCAAGACGAACGGTCTCATCGCTCCTGTGAAGTTCACATGAATTTCTGTTCCTTCAATCGCTTTTAACGCGTCCATCATATATT
Coding sequences within it:
- the remB gene encoding extracellular matrix regulator RemB, whose product is MYIHVGEDVMVRTDEIIAIIDRDTVQFSEEIQHFLKTKDHNLCNLAKGSYKSLVITTGQLYLSPLASSTLKKRSKKYSNYENLL
- the recF gene encoding DNA replication/repair protein RecF — encoded protein: MYIEQLELRNYRNYESIDVSFENKVNVILGENAQGKTNIMESIYVLAMAKSHRTSNDKDLIRWDQEYAKIKGRIQKYNGGLPLELILSKKGKKAKSNHLEQSKLSQYVGNMNVVMFAPEDLHLVKGSPQVRRRFIDMEIGQVSPVYLHDISLYQKILQQRNHYLKQLQTRKQKDQTMLDVLTEQFIEMAVKITKKRFEFVQLLESWAKPIHSGISRNLETLEIVYKPSLDVSDNQEWSKMVDIYEQKFYDIREREIDRGVTLVGPHRDDLQFIVNDRDVQTFGSQGQQRTTALSVKLAEIELIHSEIKEYPILLLDDVLSELDDYRQSHLLNTIQGKVQTFVTTTNVDGIDHQTLNEATTFEVEAGSMKRLK
- the yaaA gene encoding S4 domain-containing protein YaaA, producing the protein MAKEITIETEIITLGQFLKLAEVIQSGGMAKWFLSEYEVYINGEQDQRRGRKLTVGDKVEIPEVGVFVVAGE